A single genomic interval of Planctomycetaceae bacterium harbors:
- a CDS encoding glycosyltransferase family 39 protein produces MFFFIPLIPLCVLLIVYKRRGWPLRRAVLMAATTWGVMLVGVTETLSLLHALAFGPLCAAWLGLTAAIVILAAALPRPARAPEAIDVSGTLGPAAWLLLPGAFIIGGSLVTALLCPPNNYDSMTYHMARVAHWVQDGSVAYYPTHILRQLHMPPLAEYAIAHLQIASGGDRFANCVQWLAMAGCLTGISLIAAQLGAGRVGQFLAAGICAAIPMGVLQASTTQNDYVLALWLVCLASFTLSAARAQGRQRWMYVLAAGGAMGLAVLTKGTAYLLAAPFVLWLVASQLRRHRLAAVPALAAAGAIVLAINAGFYCRNLDLYHTPLGWGLAGPHQDMSAGNRLDNQAHGPRVLAANVLRNLAMELALPINHPQGLRESSAADRAVASAARGALNAIGVDPDDPQTTYADFGRRQRFEVYGHLWNDENFAANPLHLLLFAAAGFSLIFVRLPQRRRLLLYGAAIAGGLLLFCFFLKWQPWHTRLHLPLLVLGSALTAVVLEHLAGRWIGGAIVALLLVAAAPALLWAANRPMLGQRNIFNTPRDELYFAAAGPQQEAIYRGLLRELPLRRFNKIGLVLGGDNIEYPIWVLLGGSSPTIEIRHVEVVNVSGVLAKRPPAAAFKPDIIFENVPAPGGAYTIRLRQAF; encoded by the coding sequence ATGTTCTTCTTCATCCCGCTCATCCCACTGTGCGTGCTGCTGATCGTCTATAAGAGGCGCGGCTGGCCGCTGCGCCGCGCAGTGCTGATGGCCGCCACGACCTGGGGCGTCATGCTCGTCGGCGTCACCGAGACGCTGAGCCTGCTGCACGCCCTGGCGTTCGGGCCACTCTGCGCAGCGTGGCTGGGTCTGACGGCTGCCATTGTGATTCTCGCCGCCGCCCTGCCCCGGCCCGCCCGAGCCCCCGAAGCAATCGACGTTTCAGGCACACTGGGCCCTGCGGCATGGCTGCTGCTGCCGGGGGCGTTCATCATCGGCGGGTCGCTGGTGACGGCCCTGCTGTGCCCGCCTAATAACTACGATTCGATGACGTACCACATGGCCCGGGTGGCCCATTGGGTGCAGGACGGCAGCGTGGCATACTACCCCACGCACATTCTGCGGCAATTGCACATGCCGCCGCTGGCCGAGTACGCCATCGCCCACCTGCAGATCGCCTCCGGCGGCGACCGATTCGCCAACTGCGTGCAGTGGCTGGCGATGGCCGGATGTCTGACGGGCATCTCGCTCATCGCCGCCCAACTCGGCGCCGGCCGCGTCGGACAGTTTCTGGCCGCGGGGATCTGCGCGGCCATCCCCATGGGCGTGCTGCAGGCCTCGACCACGCAGAATGATTACGTCCTGGCGCTGTGGCTGGTGTGTCTGGCCTCGTTTACCCTCTCTGCCGCGCGGGCTCAGGGGCGCCAGCGGTGGATGTACGTTCTAGCCGCCGGCGGCGCGATGGGGCTGGCCGTGCTGACCAAGGGAACGGCCTATCTGCTGGCGGCGCCGTTTGTCCTCTGGCTCGTGGCGTCCCAGTTGCGTCGGCACCGCCTTGCGGCCGTCCCCGCACTTGCCGCCGCAGGGGCGATCGTGCTGGCCATCAATGCGGGTTTCTACTGCCGCAATCTCGATCTGTACCACACGCCGCTGGGCTGGGGGCTGGCCGGGCCGCATCAGGATATGTCCGCGGGCAACCGGCTGGACAACCAGGCCCACGGTCCGCGGGTGCTGGCGGCCAACGTGCTGCGGAACCTCGCGATGGAACTTGCACTGCCGATCAACCATCCGCAGGGCCTGCGCGAAAGCAGCGCGGCCGACCGGGCGGTCGCTTCCGCTGCGCGCGGCGCGCTCAACGCCATCGGCGTCGATCCCGACGACCCGCAAACCACATACGCCGACTTCGGTCGCCGCCAGCGATTCGAGGTCTATGGCCACTTGTGGAATGACGAAAACTTTGCTGCAAACCCTCTTCATCTGCTCCTGTTTGCAGCGGCGGGTTTCAGCCTGATATTCGTTCGCCTGCCTCAGAGGCGACGGTTGCTGCTCTATGGGGCCGCCATCGCCGGCGGTCTCTTGCTCTTCTGCTTCTTTCTCAAGTGGCAGCCATGGCACACGCGGCTGCACCTGCCACTGCTGGTGCTGGGCTCGGCGCTGACGGCGGTGGTGCTGGAGCATCTGGCTGGCCGATGGATCGGCGGCGCGATCGTGGCTCTGCTGCTGGTAGCGGCAGCTCCAGCACTGCTGTGGGCGGCGAATCGCCCGATGCTGGGCCAGCGGAACATCTTCAACACCCCACGCGACGAACTGTACTTTGCGGCTGCCGGTCCGCAGCAAGAGGCGATCTATCGCGGCCTGCTGCGGGAGCTGCCCCTGCGGCGATTCAACAAGATCGGCCTGGTGCTTGGCGGCGACAACATCGAGTATCCGATCTGGGTGCTGCTGGGCGGCAGTTCGCCGACAATCGAGATTCGCCACGTCGAGGTCGTGAACGTCTCGGGCGTTCTCGCAAAGCGCCCGCCGGCCGCCGCGTTCAAACCGGACATTATTTTCGAGAACGTCCCAGCCCCGGGCGGGGCGTACACCATCCGCCTGCGACAAGCGTTCTGA
- a CDS encoding tetratricopeptide repeat protein, translating into MESQASKPRRRRLRQVAFKIAALLLSVAVAIVAGEVITRIAGSAPPVAGIDVSNADSPYRLCDNPILGYELVPNRPGVNSVGQRDVEHTIEKPAGVRRIVILGDSVVEGITLETKWENLIAWHLQKRYDKSKTEILNFGVRGYCTLAEVELLESKALQFKPDVVVLVFVDNDFRNFNADIALAARQRPAAVDWLFRNSDLFRILCLKTGIFHYGQDADPTQWNQTAIGDDNVQRGLERLKALAQKHNFQPLIAIWPTFLDDRVIDRACLPGTETPAVEVMAAQREIPTLRLSTFYNRGNKNPRKAFTNGDTLHPNETGCHLAADAIKFHIDRLASAAAQTQPASRYAASQMTGAAAVAKSGAMQGWDRVAAMTLAGEIWQNRGEAAAAMAQYEAALRLRPNDLLANLSLGRMLLQTRGNLKIARDCFERALRTDPTSADACNGLGVVLSRTGDASEAMEQFDRAVRLNPQLIEARNNLGTALLAAGRPGEAVDHLSAVFKASNDSAEIAANLGMALAGAGRCDEAIAPLRRALELQADYPQAHLALGNALAAGGNNPEAITHYHQALKAWPHVADIRVNLGAALMAVGRAADAIEQYRQALTIDGALPEAHNNLAVALASINKSSEAVEHYRQALRLRPDYVQASYGLGLALNKTGQFLQVIEPLQRACELSGWRVAECADALAIAHAGAGDFVAAAAMAEKAMTLAKDSGKDDLARQIARRLEAYRAGPPRVPNKP; encoded by the coding sequence ATGGAATCCCAAGCCAGCAAGCCCCGCCGCCGACGCCTCAGGCAGGTCGCCTTCAAGATAGCGGCACTGCTGTTGAGCGTTGCGGTAGCGATTGTAGCCGGCGAGGTGATCACCCGCATCGCCGGCTCAGCCCCTCCGGTGGCCGGCATCGATGTCAGCAACGCCGACAGCCCTTACCGTCTTTGCGACAATCCGATCCTCGGATATGAGTTGGTCCCCAACCGCCCCGGCGTCAATTCCGTCGGCCAGCGCGACGTCGAGCACACGATTGAAAAGCCCGCCGGCGTGCGCCGCATCGTGATCCTGGGCGACTCCGTCGTCGAAGGAATTACGCTCGAGACGAAGTGGGAGAACCTGATCGCCTGGCACCTGCAGAAGCGCTATGACAAGAGCAAGACCGAGATCCTGAACTTCGGCGTGCGCGGCTACTGCACGCTGGCCGAGGTCGAACTGCTGGAAAGCAAAGCCCTGCAGTTCAAGCCCGACGTGGTGGTGCTGGTGTTCGTCGACAACGACTTTCGAAACTTCAACGCCGACATTGCCCTGGCCGCTCGGCAGAGGCCGGCTGCGGTTGATTGGCTCTTTCGCAACAGCGATCTGTTTCGAATCTTGTGCCTCAAGACCGGTATCTTTCATTATGGGCAAGACGCCGACCCGACGCAGTGGAACCAAACCGCCATCGGCGACGATAACGTCCAGCGCGGCCTGGAACGTCTGAAGGCCCTGGCACAGAAGCACAACTTCCAGCCGCTGATCGCAATCTGGCCGACATTTCTTGACGATCGCGTCATTGACCGTGCGTGTCTGCCCGGCACGGAAACGCCGGCCGTCGAAGTCATGGCGGCCCAGAGGGAGATCCCGACGCTTCGCCTTTCAACCTTCTACAATCGCGGGAACAAGAACCCTCGCAAAGCCTTTACCAACGGCGACACGCTGCACCCCAACGAGACCGGCTGTCATCTGGCTGCAGATGCCATTAAGTTCCACATAGATCGTCTGGCCTCCGCAGCCGCCCAGACGCAACCGGCCTCACGGTACGCCGCCAGCCAGATGACCGGCGCCGCGGCCGTGGCCAAAAGTGGAGCGATGCAGGGATGGGACCGTGTGGCGGCGATGACGCTGGCGGGAGAGATCTGGCAGAACCGCGGCGAGGCTGCCGCCGCCATGGCGCAGTACGAAGCCGCGCTGCGCCTGCGCCCCAACGACCTGCTGGCCAACCTGTCGCTGGGCCGCATGCTGCTGCAGACGCGAGGCAACCTCAAGATCGCTCGCGATTGCTTCGAGCGCGCCCTGCGAACCGACCCCACCAGCGCCGACGCATGCAACGGTCTGGGCGTGGTGCTCTCGCGGACGGGGGACGCGTCTGAAGCGATGGAACAGTTCGATCGCGCGGTCCGATTGAACCCCCAACTCATCGAGGCGAGAAATAATCTGGGCACGGCCCTGTTGGCCGCCGGGCGCCCCGGCGAGGCCGTCGACCATCTTAGCGCCGTCTTTAAGGCCTCCAACGATTCGGCCGAAATCGCCGCCAATCTGGGCATGGCCTTGGCGGGTGCGGGACGCTGCGACGAGGCCATCGCCCCCCTTCGCCGCGCGCTGGAACTGCAGGCCGATTACCCCCAAGCCCACCTGGCGCTGGGCAATGCCCTGGCGGCCGGAGGCAACAATCCCGAGGCCATCACGCATTATCATCAGGCGCTGAAGGCCTGGCCGCACGTGGCGGACATCCGCGTGAATCTTGGCGCCGCCCTGATGGCCGTCGGACGCGCCGCTGACGCCATCGAGCAGTACCGCCAGGCGCTGACGATCGATGGCGCGCTGCCTGAGGCACACAACAATCTCGCCGTCGCGCTGGCCAGCATCAACAAGAGCAGCGAGGCCGTCGAGCACTATCGCCAGGCGCTGCGCCTGCGACCCGATTACGTGCAGGCAAGCTATGGCCTGGGGCTGGCACTCAACAAGACCGGGCAATTTCTCCAGGTGATCGAACCGCTGCAGCGTGCGTGCGAGCTAAGCGGTTGGCGCGTCGCCGAATGTGCCGACGCCCTGGCGATCGCCCATGCGGGAGCGGGCGATTTTGTCGCCGCTGCCGCAATGGCAGAAAAGGCGATGACCCTGGCGAAGGATTCCGGAAAGGACGACTTGGCCAGGCAGATCGCCCGGCGCCTGGAGGCATATCGCGCGGGGCCTCCGAGGGTACCAAACAAACCCTGA